One window of Trichoderma breve strain T069 chromosome 3, whole genome shotgun sequence genomic DNA carries:
- a CDS encoding fungal zn(2)-Cys(6) binuclear cluster domain-containing protein codes for MAGTDGGVRQRGKPPKYRTSCDNCQTAKVKCGHEKPSCRRCSVHRVDCVYSLSRRMGRPRAKKVVADDESGRRLPTSTEPNETEIPKPATPEIEIEDAEPATHLAESSAVEAEPSDPPASTPRQIPDAWVPLLGDLGQLNETETINKLNQTPQPENETIEFLSTESPMELVEITAFDGMPSFLDDISSSLQPQASASAIPVGFFDPHDMLSFALPDINAKSDVNDSLSMQEPESSLVREPCMCQHSITTSGNNSMLASDNKDQANELLHYSSISFQDASCSPREEGSESPSNTSQPSDSSLNLHASRESSSELSWRTTQVTLVQIQCDCMETVSKRIASLKLEQQSSSFMPIDCVLMLEKEVEESLAHLHKCKNCRLDSILHLLALVSVRMMLDILQKTARSEFVTRPKSMPDSSNDGIALCIGHFKVPSRVRFRFLRKALQARFHRLVALIEERERLVTGKKQDSFSKSASSLLGDISRGLRTIMGWIELWNARQA; via the coding sequence ATGGCTGGTACCGATGGAGGAGTCCGACAGAGAGGGAAACCCCCGAAATACAGGACCTCATGCGACAACTGCCAAACGGCAAAGGTCAAATGCGGTCATGAAAAGCCATCCTGTCGCCGATGCTCTGTGCACAGAGTGGACTGTGTGTACAGCCTGTCGCGTCGAATGGGTCGTCCGAGAGCGAAGAAAGTCGTCGCGGATGATGAGTCTGGTCGTAGGCTGCCAACTAGCACAGAGCCCAACGAGACAGAGATCCCAAAGCCTGCCACTCCGGAAattgagattgaagatgctgagcCTGCAACACACTTAGCTGAGTCTTCCGCTGTGGAGGCTGAGCCGAGCGATCCTCCAGCATCTACGCCTAGACAAATACCCGACGCTTGGGTGCCTTTGCTAGGTGACCTAGGGCAACTTAACGAAACAGAAaccatcaacaagctcaatCAGACGCCGCAACCGGAGAATGAAACGATAGAGTTCTTATCAACAGAATCTCCGATGGAGCTTGTTGAAATAACTGCATTTGATGGAATGCCTTCATTTTTGGACGATATCTCGAGCTCCCTTCAACCCCAAGCCTCTGCATCGGCGATTCCTGTAGGATTTTTTGATCCTCATGACATGCTATCGTTTGCCTTGCCAGATATAAACGCAAAATCAGATGTAAATGATTCGCTATCGATGCAAGAACCCGAGTCGTCCTTAGTACGAGAGCCATGCATGTGCCAGCACTCAATCACAACATCGGGGAACAATTCCATGTTGGCTTCTGACAACAAGGATCAAGCAAATGAGCTGCTACACTATTCATCAATCTCATTTCAAGATGCGAGTTGTTCTCCTCGAGAAGAGGGCTCAGAATCGCCATCAAATACCTCGCAGCCCAGCGACTCATCATTGAACCTTCATGCCAGTCGTGAAAGCAGCTCTGAATTGTCCTGGCGTACAACGCAAGTCACCTTGGTTCAAATCCAATGCGACTGCATGGAGACCGTTTCGAAACGCATTGCAAGTCTAAAGCTAGAGCAACAGAGCTCAAGCTTCATGCCAATAGATTGTGTGTTAATGCTAGAGAAGGAGGTGGAAGAATCGCTTGCTCATCTCCACAAATGTAAAAACTGCCGACTTGACAGTATCTTGCATTTATTGGCGTTGGTTAGTGTGCGCATGATGCTCGATATTCTGCAGAAGACTGCTCGCAGCGAGTTTGTGACGAGACCAAAGTCAATGCCAGACAGCTCAAATGACGGCATTGCCCTTTGCATAGGTCACTTCAAGGTTCCCTCACGAGTACGGTTTAGGTTTCTTCGGAAGGCGTTACAAGCTCGATTTCATAGATTGGTGGCATTAATCGAAGAGCGGGAAAGACTGGTAACTGGAAAGAAGCAAGATAGTTTCTCAAAGTCGGCATCTTCGCTACTGGGCGATATATCACGGGGCTTGCGAACTATCATGGGATGGATTGAGCTGTGGAATGCGAGACAGGCTTAG
- a CDS encoding membrane dipeptidase (Peptidase family m19) domain-containing protein, with amino-acid sequence MESANDHLILAKKLLAETPLVDGHNDFPFMIRGWHSGRIGEIDARRMTIAHTDMERLRKGCVGGVFWSAYVPCPNENSTNNFSTEIHYESLRATLQQIDIIHTLVERHPDDLQLATTSKEVWHAFQSGKVASLIGVEGLHQIANSASALRNFHRLGVRYITLTHDSNNLYADSTNAAASHHGGLSEKGVEMIKEMNRIGMIVDLSHTSVQVQKEALSIAKAPVIFSHSSCSSVTWHPRNSPDDVLDMLKINGGVFMVSFLRKLTDANNPTLSRVADHIQYVGERIGYEHVGIGSDFDGVMQTPLGLEDVSKFPFLIAELLMRGIPEPSIKEIMKGKGVEMLHDWIEPIWDEQVKDEVKRVRGVVE; translated from the exons ATGGAGTCCGCTAATGACCATCTCATTCTTGCTAAGAAATTACTCGCCGAAACTCCTCTAGTCG ATGGACATAATGACTTTCCGTTTATGATTCGGGGGTGGCATTCCGGAAGAATTGGCGAAATTGATGCTCGCCGAATGACCATTGCTCATACTGACATGGAACGACTACGAAAGGGCTGTGTTGGAGGTGTATTTTGGAGCGCCTATGTACCTTG CCCAAACGAAAATTCGACCAACAATTTCTCGACCGAAATCCACTACGAGAGCCTTCGAGCCACACTTCAACAAATCGACATCATTCATACATTAGTCGAAAGGCACCCTGATGACCTTCAGCTTGCGACAACTTCTAAAGAAGTATGGCATGCTTTCCAATCTGGCAAAGTAGCAAGCTTGATTGGTGTCGAGGGCTTGCACCAGATTGCCAATAGTGCCAGTGCTTTGAGAAATTTCCACAGGCTGGGTGTGCGCTACATCACCCTAACACACGACAGTAACAATCTCTATGCAGACTCAACT aacgccgccgcctcgcATCATGGTGGATTGTCTGAGAAAGGCGTGGAAATGATCAAGGAGATGAATCGAATTGGAAT GATTGTTGATCTATCGCACACGTCGGTACAAGTCCAGAAAGAAGCTTTGTCCATAGCTAAGGCTCCAGTCATCTTCTCTCATTCTTCATG TTCTTCCGTAACATGGCATCCGCGCAATAGTCCAGACGATGTTTTGGATATGCTGAAGATCAATGGCGGCGTTTTTATGGTGTCATTTCTTCGCAAACTTACCGATGCCAATAATCCGACTTTGAGCAGAGTCGCAGACCACATACAATATGTTGGAGAAAGAATTGGATATGAGCATGTGGGCATTGGATCCGATTTCGATGGTGTTATGCAAACTCCCCTTGGGCTGGAGGATGTTTCCAAGTTCCCCTTCCTTATTGCTGAGCTGCTAATGCGCGGTATACCTGAGCCGTCCATCAAAG AAATAATGAAAGGGAAAGGTGTAGAAATGTTACATGACTGGATCGAGCCGATCTGGGACGAGCAAGTCAAAGATGAGGTCAAGCGGGTTAGAGGTGTTGTTGAATAG